In Collimonas arenae, a single genomic region encodes these proteins:
- a CDS encoding ABC transporter substrate-binding protein yields the protein MKVFISFLLFAAIGMARAGEPAAHEPIVIGQSVELSGEATGKENMEGALAYFGWVNAQGGVYGRKIELKSYDDKRKPETTRLNTEKLLKEDNALALFGYRSTPTVEAVLPLLLSEKVPLIAPFSGGLSLHQPFNPYLFNLRASYQAETAKMIELFGSLGIKKVAILYQDDSFGRDGLAGFERNLAAHKLGAVVTASYDRKDLKIDKAVNAIAAANPQAVLMACTPSACADFVKQMHKKGAHPTFMMLSNVSSETFFESLGDDGRGVSVMQVMPYPKDFAAPATREFQSVLKGMAKPPPSSYSTFEGFVAAKLLTEGLRRAGPNPTRPKLMAALETIHDYDLGGVRVSYSPTNHDGSKFVEMIMIGKQGAILH from the coding sequence ATGAAAGTGTTTATCAGCTTTCTGTTGTTTGCGGCTATCGGAATGGCTCGGGCGGGAGAGCCAGCCGCTCATGAACCGATCGTCATCGGCCAGTCGGTGGAACTGTCGGGCGAGGCGACCGGAAAAGAAAACATGGAAGGCGCACTGGCTTATTTCGGCTGGGTCAACGCCCAAGGCGGCGTCTACGGACGAAAAATCGAACTCAAGTCCTATGACGACAAACGCAAACCTGAAACGACCCGGCTCAATACTGAGAAACTGCTGAAGGAAGACAATGCACTGGCGTTGTTTGGTTACCGCAGCACGCCGACGGTAGAAGCTGTGTTGCCATTGCTGTTGTCGGAGAAAGTGCCGCTGATAGCTCCTTTCTCGGGTGGCCTGAGTTTGCATCAGCCATTCAATCCTTATCTGTTCAATTTGCGCGCCAGCTATCAGGCTGAAACCGCAAAAATGATCGAGCTGTTCGGTTCGCTCGGCATCAAGAAAGTGGCGATCCTGTACCAGGACGATAGCTTCGGCAGGGACGGACTGGCTGGATTCGAGCGCAATCTGGCCGCGCACAAACTGGGCGCGGTGGTGACCGCAAGCTACGATCGCAAGGATTTGAAGATTGACAAGGCGGTCAACGCCATCGCCGCAGCCAATCCGCAGGCGGTGCTGATGGCTTGCACGCCGTCTGCCTGCGCCGATTTTGTCAAGCAAATGCACAAGAAGGGCGCCCATCCGACATTCATGATGCTCTCCAATGTGAGTTCGGAAACCTTCTTCGAGTCGCTGGGCGACGACGGCCGCGGGGTCAGCGTTATGCAAGTGATGCCTTATCCCAAAGACTTTGCCGCCCCCGCGACAAGGGAATTCCAGAGCGTGTTGAAAGGAATGGCCAAGCCCCCGCCTAGTTCCTATTCGACATTCGAAGGTTTTGTGGCGGCAAAATTGCTGACTGAGGGATTGCGCAGGGCCGGGCCGAATCCGACCCGGCCGAAACTGATGGCGGCGTTAGAAACGATCCATGATTACGATCTGGGCGGCGTCAGGGTGTCATATAGCCCGACCAATCATGACGGCTCCAAATTCGTGGAAATGATCATGATTGGCAAGCAAGGTGCAATCCTGCATTGA
- a CDS encoding ABC transporter ATP-binding protein → MQSIISVNNLTKTYASGHSALKGINLEIRRGEIFALLGPNGAGKTTLINIICGIVNPSQGHVLADGHDVVREYRAARSRIGLVPQELSTDAFESVWATVSFSRGLFGKAANPALVEKILRDLSLWDKKDAKIRTLSGGMKRRVMIAKALSHEPQILFLDEPTAGVDVELRRDMWEMVRGLRENGVTIILTTHYIEEAEEMADRIGVIRKGEIILVEDKAVLMAKLGKKQLTLHLQRSLASIPDSLGGNQLELSADGNELVYTFDAQSEQTGIAGLLRQLSEHGIDFKDLQSSQSSLEEIFVNLVKA, encoded by the coding sequence GTGCAATCCATCATTTCAGTCAACAACCTAACCAAGACCTACGCATCGGGCCACAGCGCGCTGAAAGGCATCAACCTGGAAATCCGGCGCGGCGAGATCTTTGCGCTGCTAGGCCCGAATGGCGCCGGTAAAACCACCCTGATCAATATCATCTGCGGCATCGTCAACCCCAGCCAGGGCCATGTCCTGGCCGATGGCCACGACGTGGTGCGCGAATACCGAGCCGCGCGTTCGCGCATCGGCCTGGTGCCGCAGGAGCTTTCCACGGATGCCTTCGAAAGCGTCTGGGCTACGGTGAGCTTTAGCCGCGGCTTGTTCGGCAAGGCCGCAAATCCCGCACTGGTTGAAAAAATCCTGCGAGACCTGTCGCTGTGGGACAAGAAGGATGCAAAAATTCGCACTTTGTCCGGCGGTATGAAGCGCCGCGTCATGATCGCGAAGGCGCTCTCGCATGAACCGCAGATCCTGTTCCTGGACGAACCCACCGCTGGCGTTGACGTCGAATTGCGCCGTGATATGTGGGAGATGGTGCGTGGTTTGCGCGAAAACGGCGTCACCATCATTCTCACTACCCACTATATCGAAGAGGCCGAGGAAATGGCCGACCGCATCGGCGTCATCAGGAAGGGCGAGATCATCCTGGTCGAGGACAAAGCGGTGTTGATGGCGAAACTCGGCAAGAAGCAGCTGACGCTGCACTTGCAACGATCGCTGGCCAGTATTCCTGACAGTTTAGGCGGCAATCAGCTGGAGCTCTCCGCCGACGGCAACGAGCTGGTCTACACATTTGACGCCCAGAGCGAACAAACCGGGATTGCCGGCCTGTTGCGGCAACTTAGCGAGCACGGCATCGACTTCAAGGATCTGCAGTCCAGCCAAAGCTCGCTGGAAGAGATTTTCGTCAACCTGGTGAAAGCATAA